From the genome of Bacteroidetes Order II. bacterium, one region includes:
- a CDS encoding ATP-dependent 6-phosphofructokinase, which yields MKVGILTGGGDCPGLNAVLRAVCKSLILQHGAEIIGFEDGFEGMIEQRTIPLTLRAVAGIQDEGGTILGTSNKANPFKYFRRNNTDVSDEVLKYYHALGLDAVVVLGGDGSMTIAEGLYRKGINILGIPKTIDNDLMGTDQTFGFDTAVSIATEALDRIHTTAQSHHRVLIVELMGRYAGWITLYAGVASGSDIILIPEIPYNVEAIIERCRERERDGRRFTVIAVAEGALEQEKGLIVRETIADSPDPIRLGGVANYLAVRLKDGIESEIRTTILGHIQRGGTPTPADRVLSTVFGTYAAELVAKKQFGVMVALQNNDFTTIPLDQVAHKTRTVPLNHPVLRAAQAIGTSFGV from the coding sequence ATGAAAGTAGGAATCTTAACCGGTGGGGGCGATTGTCCCGGACTCAATGCCGTTTTGCGTGCCGTCTGTAAATCCCTTATTCTCCAACACGGTGCCGAGATTATTGGCTTTGAAGATGGCTTTGAGGGCATGATCGAGCAGCGGACGATCCCACTCACCCTTCGTGCTGTGGCGGGTATTCAAGATGAAGGGGGAACCATTCTGGGTACCAGTAACAAGGCCAATCCGTTTAAATATTTTCGTCGCAACAATACCGATGTGTCTGACGAGGTCTTAAAGTATTACCATGCGCTTGGTTTGGATGCAGTGGTTGTGTTAGGAGGCGATGGCTCTATGACCATCGCCGAGGGGCTTTACCGAAAAGGCATTAATATTTTAGGCATTCCCAAAACGATTGATAACGATTTGATGGGTACCGACCAAACTTTTGGGTTTGATACGGCGGTTTCAATTGCAACAGAAGCCTTGGATCGTATCCATACCACCGCCCAAAGCCATCATCGTGTATTGATCGTAGAATTAATGGGACGTTATGCCGGATGGATTACCCTCTATGCTGGGGTAGCAAGTGGCTCCGATATCATCCTCATTCCGGAGATTCCGTATAATGTAGAAGCGATTATTGAACGGTGCCGCGAACGCGAGCGTGACGGACGGCGATTTACCGTTATTGCAGTTGCTGAAGGGGCTTTAGAACAGGAAAAAGGGCTGATCGTTCGCGAAACCATTGCCGATAGTCCCGACCCAATCCGACTTGGCGGGGTGGCAAATTATTTAGCCGTCCGCTTAAAAGATGGCATAGAGAGTGAAATTCGTACCACTATTTTGGGGCATATTCAACGGGGCGGAACGCCCACGCCTGCCGATCGTGTGCTTTCAACGGTTTTTGGAACTTATGCCGCCGAATTGGTTGCCAAGAAACAATTTGGTGTGATGGTGGCCCTGCAAAATAATGATTTTACAACGATTCCACTCGATCAGGTGGCCCATAAAACGCGAACTGTTCCACTGAACCACCCCGTCTTACGTGCTGCGCAAGCCATTGGAACCAGTTTCGGCGTCTAA